From Chryseobacterium gallinarum, one genomic window encodes:
- the bcp gene encoding thioredoxin-dependent thiol peroxidase, with amino-acid sequence MLKVGDKLPEFEGINQDGKTVTSSKLIGKKLVVFFYPQANTPTCTVEACNLSDNYTALKKAGFQLLGVSGDSVKKQKNFHSKFAFPYDLIADENRDIIEKFGVWQEKKTFGKTYMGIVRTTFIFDENGICTRVIEKVTSKTAAEQILEG; translated from the coding sequence ATGTTGAAAGTTGGAGACAAATTACCTGAATTTGAAGGAATCAATCAAGACGGAAAAACAGTAACCTCATCAAAACTTATCGGAAAAAAGCTTGTTGTTTTCTTTTACCCTCAAGCCAATACTCCAACATGTACAGTGGAAGCATGCAATCTGAGTGACAACTATACAGCCCTGAAGAAAGCCGGATTTCAACTATTGGGAGTAAGTGGAGACTCTGTGAAAAAACAGAAAAATTTCCACAGTAAATTTGCATTCCCTTATGACCTTATTGCTGATGAAAACCGTGATATCATTGAAAAATTCGGGGTATGGCAGGAAAAGAAGACTTTTGGAAAAACCTATATGGGAATCGTAAGAACCACTTTTATTTTTGATGAAAACGGTATTTGCACCAGGGTTATTGAAAAAGTGACTTCAAAAACAGCGGCAGAACAAATTCTGGAAGGTTAA
- the nth gene encoding endonuclease III — protein MTKKQRAELVQRELDKLYPTTPIPLDHTDPYTLMVAVALSAQTTDKKVNEVTPHLFEVAGTPQRMARLEEYQIKELIKEIGLSNTKAKNLKRMAELLLERHNGVVPQTYEELEALPGVGHKTASVVMSQGFGFPAFPVDTHIHRLMTQWKLTSGKNVVETERDAKKLFPEEVWNKLHLQIIFYGREYSPARGKGEKDFITKMLFEK, from the coding sequence ATGACAAAAAAGCAAAGAGCCGAGCTCGTTCAGAGAGAACTGGATAAATTGTATCCCACCACACCTATTCCTTTAGACCATACTGATCCTTATACCTTAATGGTAGCAGTGGCGCTTTCTGCACAGACTACAGACAAAAAGGTAAATGAAGTCACACCTCATCTTTTTGAAGTGGCCGGAACTCCCCAAAGGATGGCCAGGCTGGAAGAATATCAGATCAAAGAACTGATTAAAGAAATAGGACTCTCCAATACCAAGGCAAAAAATCTGAAAAGAATGGCTGAGCTTTTATTGGAAAGGCATAATGGAGTGGTTCCCCAGACCTATGAAGAATTGGAAGCGCTCCCGGGAGTAGGGCACAAAACAGCATCAGTGGTAATGAGCCAGGGCTTCGGATTTCCTGCATTTCCGGTGGATACCCATATCCATCGCCTGATGACACAGTGGAAACTTACCTCAGGAAAAAATGTGGTGGAAACGGAGCGTGATGCTAAAAAACTATTTCCGGAGGAAGTATGGAATAAGCTCCACCTTCAGATTATTTTCTACGGAAGAGAGTATTCTCCGGCAAGAGGAAAAGGAGAAAAGGATTTTATTACGAAAATGTTATTTGAAAAGTAG
- a CDS encoding DinB family protein: protein MITESLKSLYSRDLNKLKTEIEAYQNEENLWKTDKDIANSAGNLCLHLVGNLNHFIGRVLGNTDYVRQRDLEFSLKNIPKAELVEQVQSTITMVSTVLSGLSEEDLKKEYPLEPLGYKMTAEYFLIHLIGHLNYHLGQINYHRRLLDV from the coding sequence ATGATTACAGAAAGCCTGAAATCTCTTTATAGCAGGGATTTAAATAAATTAAAGACAGAGATCGAAGCCTATCAAAATGAAGAAAACCTCTGGAAGACCGATAAAGATATCGCCAATTCTGCAGGAAATTTATGCCTTCACCTGGTTGGAAACCTTAACCATTTTATTGGCAGAGTACTCGGAAATACAGATTATGTAAGACAGCGGGACCTGGAGTTTTCATTAAAAAATATTCCAAAGGCTGAACTTGTAGAACAAGTGCAGTCAACAATTACAATGGTAAGCACCGTATTAAGCGGGTTATCTGAAGAAGATCTTAAAAAAGAATATCCTCTTGAGCCTTTAGGTTACAAAATGACCGCAGAGTATTTCCTGATTCATCTTATCGGTCATCTGAATTATCATCTGGGACAGATCAATTATCACAGAAGGTTGTTAGACGTCTGA
- a CDS encoding TolC family protein, translating to MKKVWIIVFGLGCLGLNAQKKWSLKECVSYAVEHNLQVIQNQYTKKSQDLNLKMARNEYLPSVSASMTNTVSFGQTSFGTGSLRNDRFSNSTNLGADIVIYNNGRLDKNIRKVQFDVEASQYDIETIKNDISLQIAQQYLTALLNKEIVKISQSAVENAQKQYDRAKITTQVGTTAQTVLAEAEAALAREKQNLKTAEVNVGRALFAIAQLLQLSDYKDFDVEDVNVPDTLETQLRSADEILATAFEIQPQIKAAESRIKSAEAQTEVTKTSFWPTLSASIGVGSFYNNLLNTNTTGYDITGRPVNERGFFQQYSDNFGQQGGLTLRVPIFNKGNTKLQVEQSKINESAAKITLEQQKQTIRQNVQKAQFDADANYETYLSAVEAEKSSKLALDFADKSYAAGRTTIYDVNIARNNYANAQGSVAQAKYNYLFSLKLLNFYAGIPLSL from the coding sequence ATGAAAAAAGTTTGGATTATCGTTTTTGGATTAGGTTGTTTGGGACTGAACGCCCAAAAGAAATGGTCCTTAAAAGAATGTGTAAGCTATGCAGTGGAGCATAATCTTCAGGTTATCCAAAATCAGTATACCAAAAAATCTCAGGATCTCAATCTTAAAATGGCCAGAAATGAATATCTGCCTTCAGTATCAGCGAGTATGACAAACACAGTAAGTTTTGGACAGACTTCATTTGGTACCGGAAGTTTAAGGAATGACAGATTTAGTAACAGCACCAATTTAGGGGCTGATATTGTCATTTATAACAATGGGAGACTGGACAAGAATATCAGAAAAGTTCAGTTTGATGTTGAAGCAAGTCAGTATGATATTGAAACCATTAAAAATGATATTTCTCTTCAGATTGCCCAGCAATACCTTACGGCTCTTTTAAATAAAGAAATTGTTAAGATTTCTCAAAGTGCTGTAGAAAACGCACAAAAACAATATGACAGAGCAAAAATAACGACCCAGGTAGGTACTACGGCCCAAACGGTTCTGGCAGAAGCGGAAGCAGCACTGGCAAGGGAAAAACAAAATCTTAAAACAGCGGAAGTAAATGTAGGAAGGGCTTTGTTTGCCATTGCCCAGCTCTTACAATTGTCAGATTATAAAGACTTTGATGTAGAAGATGTAAACGTACCGGATACACTGGAAACGCAGCTAAGATCAGCAGATGAAATATTGGCAACTGCTTTTGAAATCCAGCCACAGATCAAAGCGGCAGAAAGCAGGATCAAGTCCGCAGAAGCTCAGACTGAAGTAACAAAAACATCATTCTGGCCTACACTTTCGGCCAGTATAGGAGTAGGAAGTTTTTACAATAATCTTTTGAACACCAATACTACAGGATATGATATAACGGGAAGGCCTGTAAATGAAAGAGGCTTTTTCCAGCAATACAGTGATAACTTTGGTCAGCAGGGCGGGCTTACCCTAAGGGTGCCTATCTTCAACAAGGGAAATACAAAACTTCAGGTAGAGCAGTCCAAAATCAATGAAAGCGCAGCCAAAATCACTCTGGAACAACAGAAACAAACCATAAGACAAAATGTGCAGAAAGCCCAGTTTGACGCTGATGCCAATTATGAAACCTACTTATCAGCAGTAGAAGCAGAAAAAAGTTCAAAGCTGGCTCTTGATTTTGCGGACAAAAGCTATGCTGCCGGAAGAACTACCATATATGACGTTAATATTGCCAGAAATAATTATGCAAATGCACAGGGATCAGTAGCACAGGCAAAATATAATTATCTTTTTAGTCTTAAACTATTGAATTTCTATGCAGGAATTCCATTAAGTTTGTAA
- a CDS encoding glycosyltransferase yields MKELHIISFNYPYPPSYGGIIDVYYKIKALSDLGVKIHLHCFVDHIPEKIDPEVRDSTENIFFYKKKRNPFLYFSPVPFAAAIRNSETLLKNLEKFKAPILFEGLQTTKIIDQLKQKEHQLFLRLHNNETEYYKGLSSSEKNLLKKIVYRIEALKYKGYQKKRLKEFKTIFCLSEKECRETLAYSNNASLIHIFHGNRIVKFLDKKGAYFLFHGDLSISDNKKALNETISLFESLPEYNLIVASDRAPDEIKKKINRIKNIDLVPIETDESLHRLFENAHANILLSYQQSGTKVKLFNALYNSRFVIINQNITDDSSLIRLCLMGITTEEIRQHIITTATSDYNENETRKMVLEKNHSDHAKAEAMVNSIFKD; encoded by the coding sequence TTGAAGGAGCTTCACATTATATCGTTCAATTATCCTTATCCGCCGTCTTATGGTGGCATTATTGATGTATATTATAAGATTAAGGCATTATCAGATCTGGGAGTAAAAATACATCTTCATTGTTTTGTGGATCATATCCCTGAAAAAATTGATCCGGAAGTTCGGGATAGTACAGAAAATATTTTCTTTTATAAAAAAAAGAGAAACCCTTTTCTTTATTTTTCACCCGTGCCCTTCGCTGCAGCAATAAGAAATTCAGAGACATTGCTCAAAAATCTTGAAAAATTCAAAGCACCTATCCTTTTTGAAGGACTGCAGACGACGAAAATTATCGACCAATTAAAGCAGAAAGAACATCAATTGTTCCTCCGGCTTCACAATAACGAAACTGAATATTATAAAGGCCTGTCTTCTTCCGAAAAAAACCTTTTAAAAAAGATCGTTTACAGAATTGAAGCTTTAAAATACAAAGGATACCAAAAGAAGCGTTTGAAAGAATTTAAAACGATATTCTGTCTTTCGGAAAAAGAATGCCGGGAGACTCTCGCTTATTCAAATAACGCAAGCCTTATCCATATTTTCCATGGTAACCGTATAGTAAAATTCCTGGATAAAAAGGGAGCGTATTTCCTTTTTCATGGGGATCTGAGTATATCAGACAACAAAAAGGCATTAAATGAAACGATCAGCCTGTTTGAAAGCCTACCTGAATACAACCTCATCGTGGCGTCCGACCGGGCTCCTGATGAAATTAAAAAGAAAATAAACCGTATTAAAAACATCGATCTGGTTCCTATAGAAACCGACGAATCCCTTCACCGGCTTTTTGAAAATGCACATGCCAATATTTTACTCTCATACCAGCAGTCCGGAACAAAAGTCAAGCTTTTCAATGCCCTTTATAACAGCAGATTTGTCATTATCAATCAGAATATTACTGACGACAGCTCTCTGATCCGGCTATGCCTTATGGGAATAACAACAGAGGAAATAAGGCAACATATTATAACTACCGCAACAAGCGATTACAATGAAAATGAAACCAGAAAGATGGTTTTAGAAAAGAATCATTCTGATCATGCTAAAGCAGAAGCAATGGTCAACAGTATTTTTAAAGATTAA
- a CDS encoding mannose-1-phosphate guanylyltransferase has product MLKSDRYCVIMAGGIGSRFWPMSTQKFPKQFQDILGVGRTMIQQTYDRISKVIPKEQIFVITNKEYVALSHQQLPEVPEENIVGEPLMKNTAACNLYMANKIAEINPDATMIVLPADHLILKEDVFLEKVELAFELASKHDYLVTLGITPTRPDTGYGYIQFVEKKGSEYFKVKTFTEKPILEIAQSFLESGDFLWNAGIFVWNVKSIHHAFELYLPEMMQHFMACEYNSEKENSCIETIYPKVQKISIDNGILEKAKNVYVIPSDLGWSDLGTWTSVYENTEKDENGNAVKLKHLLTYNAKGNVIRLKNNNKAVIIDGLENYIIVDTDKALLICPRDNDQLIKDYVLDLKSFKKGEKFM; this is encoded by the coding sequence ATGTTAAAATCAGATAGATACTGTGTGATAATGGCGGGAGGGATCGGAAGCCGGTTCTGGCCAATGAGTACGCAAAAGTTTCCCAAACAGTTTCAGGATATTTTAGGAGTGGGACGTACAATGATTCAGCAAACTTATGACAGAATCAGCAAGGTTATTCCAAAAGAACAAATATTTGTGATTACGAATAAGGAATATGTGGCGCTTTCACATCAGCAGCTTCCTGAAGTCCCTGAAGAAAACATTGTAGGGGAGCCCCTGATGAAAAATACGGCAGCCTGCAATCTGTATATGGCGAACAAAATCGCCGAAATTAATCCTGATGCTACAATGATTGTGCTTCCTGCAGATCATTTGATACTTAAAGAAGATGTTTTTTTAGAAAAAGTGGAGCTTGCTTTTGAGCTAGCATCAAAGCATGATTATCTGGTAACACTGGGAATTACGCCTACAAGGCCTGATACCGGCTACGGATATATTCAGTTTGTAGAAAAAAAAGGATCGGAATATTTTAAAGTAAAAACATTTACGGAAAAACCCATTCTTGAAATTGCCCAAAGCTTTTTAGAAAGTGGTGATTTTCTTTGGAATGCAGGAATATTTGTATGGAATGTTAAAAGCATTCACCATGCTTTCGAACTCTATCTTCCAGAGATGATGCAGCATTTTATGGCGTGCGAATATAATTCCGAAAAGGAGAACAGCTGTATCGAAACAATTTACCCGAAAGTACAGAAAATTTCTATTGATAACGGAATTCTGGAAAAGGCGAAAAATGTATATGTTATTCCGTCAGACCTGGGCTGGAGTGATCTGGGAACCTGGACCTCTGTATATGAGAATACTGAGAAGGATGAAAACGGGAATGCCGTGAAACTAAAGCATTTACTGACCTATAATGCAAAGGGAAACGTTATCCGTCTGAAAAACAATAATAAAGCTGTCATTATTGATGGTCTTGAAAATTATATCATTGTAGACACGGATAAGGCACTTCTGATTTGTCCCCGGGACAATGATCAGCTGATCAAAGATTATGTTCTTGATTTAAAAAGTTTCAAAAAAGGGGAAAAATTTATGTAA
- a CDS encoding bifunctional folylpolyglutamate synthase/dihydrofolate synthase — protein sequence MTNEQYQESIDWLFVQMPNYQIDGQKAYKPGLVNIIRLCELFGNPQEKIKCVHIGGTNGKGSSSNMLASVLQEAGYKVGLYNSPHLIDFTERIKVNGKNCNKEFVFDFIQKLKKLPEDIRPSFFEFTTIMAFEYFMQQQVDFAIIEVGLGGRLDSTNIIKPLISAITNVQLDHQNILGNTIEEIAWEKAGIIKKNTPVISGDENKPVKDIIIKKAIEENAPFIDATLIQTDLTSDLKGNYQQKNIRVVLAMVEELRKLNVTISEQDVANGLLNVHHNTGFIGRWFEFSKNPLTICDTGHNQAGLEQVFSQLNSIDKHKHIILGFVNDKKIDEVMALLPDNSEFYFAKPSINRGRHPEDYENLLREAKIFYKIFDSVQEAYLAAKERCTDNEMIFIGGSNFVVGEFLEKNLEINE from the coding sequence ATGACAAACGAACAATATCAGGAATCCATAGACTGGCTCTTTGTACAAATGCCCAATTATCAGATAGACGGGCAAAAAGCATACAAACCGGGACTTGTTAATATTATCCGGCTTTGTGAGCTCTTTGGAAATCCCCAGGAAAAGATCAAATGCGTCCACATCGGCGGGACTAATGGAAAAGGCTCTTCAAGCAATATGCTGGCGTCTGTACTTCAGGAAGCGGGCTATAAAGTAGGGCTATACAATTCTCCTCACCTTATTGACTTTACAGAACGGATCAAAGTCAATGGAAAAAACTGTAATAAAGAATTTGTTTTTGATTTTATTCAAAAGCTTAAAAAGCTGCCCGAAGATATCCGTCCGTCTTTTTTTGAATTTACTACTATCATGGCTTTTGAATACTTTATGCAACAGCAGGTAGACTTTGCCATTATTGAAGTAGGATTAGGAGGAAGACTGGATTCTACCAATATCATTAAACCTCTTATTTCGGCGATTACCAATGTTCAGCTGGATCATCAGAATATCCTGGGAAACACTATTGAAGAAATTGCATGGGAAAAAGCAGGAATTATTAAAAAGAACACCCCTGTTATCTCAGGCGATGAAAATAAACCGGTAAAAGACATTATCATAAAAAAAGCTATAGAGGAAAATGCTCCGTTTATTGATGCAACCCTTATCCAGACAGACCTTACTTCTGATCTGAAAGGGAATTACCAGCAGAAAAATATTCGTGTTGTCCTGGCTATGGTAGAAGAACTCAGAAAGTTGAATGTTACTATTTCAGAACAGGACGTAGCCAATGGATTATTAAATGTTCATCACAATACAGGATTCATTGGCCGCTGGTTTGAGTTCTCAAAAAATCCGCTTACTATTTGTGATACGGGGCATAATCAGGCCGGATTGGAGCAGGTTTTTTCACAGTTAAATTCTATAGATAAGCACAAACATATTATTTTAGGCTTCGTCAACGATAAGAAAATAGATGAAGTCATGGCTTTACTTCCTGACAATTCCGAGTTTTATTTTGCTAAACCATCTATCAACAGGGGAAGGCATCCTGAAGATTATGAAAACCTTCTCCGTGAAGCTAAAATTTTTTATAAAATTTTTGATTCCGTACAGGAAGCGTATCTGGCTGCAAAAGAACGATGTACAGATAACGAAATGATTTTTATTGGCGGAAGTAACTTTGTAGTGGGAGAATTTTTAGAAAAAAATTTGGAGATTAATGAATAA
- a CDS encoding GNAT family N-acetyltransferase: MSLKIQPNADKIYETERLIIRPMSLEDKELIFRLYNSPKFIQYIGDRNIKSVEDAENYIKNRFLPQFEKLGFGNYLVMTKEGNEKIGGVGIFEREGLDIMDIGYSLLEEFEGKGYAYEAAQKVKSIGMEEFGLTKISAIISKDNLSSQKLIEKLGLVFKKHVTLPGENEELNYYETE; the protein is encoded by the coding sequence ATGAGCCTAAAAATACAGCCAAACGCAGATAAAATTTACGAAACAGAGCGATTAATCATTCGCCCGATGTCTTTAGAAGATAAAGAACTTATTTTTAGACTGTATAACAGTCCGAAATTCATTCAATACATTGGTGACCGTAATATCAAGAGCGTGGAGGATGCAGAAAATTATATTAAAAACAGATTTCTTCCTCAATTTGAAAAACTTGGGTTTGGAAATTATCTTGTTATGACCAAAGAAGGAAATGAAAAAATCGGAGGAGTAGGTATTTTTGAAAGGGAAGGCCTGGATATTATGGATATAGGGTATTCCCTGCTGGAAGAATTTGAGGGTAAAGGATATGCCTATGAGGCCGCCCAAAAAGTAAAATCAATAGGAATGGAGGAATTTGGATTAACTAAAATATCTGCTATTATTTCAAAAGATAATCTTTCTTCTCAGAAGCTGATCGAAAAACTAGGACTTGTTTTTAAAAAGCATGTAACTCTTCCTGGTGAAAATGAAGAACTTAACTACTACGAAACAGAGTAG
- a CDS encoding SprT-like domain-containing protein: MSIQSLEKYLPQNTLQYLRVWFSDYYIHIKVTRNRNSKLGDYRKLPDNSHEITVNSTLTPQLFFFVLTHELAHLIAFERYGRRISPHGNEWKVTFRNMLLESLEVYDEDLKPIIVKFSKSPKANFMASPDLVRYFHTEKQDDSLLFIEELEKGEFFIYRNEKYLLEGLVKKNYLCKNLATGRKYSFKPLARVEKCS, encoded by the coding sequence ATGTCTATCCAATCATTAGAAAAATATTTGCCCCAAAACACACTTCAATATTTAAGAGTTTGGTTTTCAGATTATTATATACATATAAAAGTTACAAGGAACAGAAATTCCAAACTGGGAGACTATAGAAAGCTCCCGGACAATTCTCATGAAATTACGGTAAATTCAACCCTTACCCCGCAGCTTTTTTTCTTTGTGCTGACTCACGAGCTGGCTCACCTGATTGCCTTTGAAAGATATGGGAGAAGAATTTCTCCACATGGTAATGAATGGAAAGTAACTTTTAGAAATATGCTTCTGGAAAGCCTGGAAGTGTATGATGAAGATCTGAAACCGATTATTGTAAAGTTTTCAAAATCACCTAAAGCAAACTTTATGGCCAGTCCTGATCTTGTAAGATATTTTCACACTGAAAAACAAGATGATAGCCTGTTGTTTATTGAAGAGCTTGAAAAAGGTGAATTTTTTATATATCGTAATGAAAAGTATTTATTAGAAGGTCTGGTGAAAAAAAACTATCTTTGTAAGAACCTGGCTACGGGAAGGAAGTATTCTTTTAAGCCTTTAGCAAGGGTAGAAAAATGTAGCTAA
- a CDS encoding glycosyltransferase family 9 protein, translating into MTRILAYRFSAFGDVAMTAPVFREFLEQNPDVEIVMVSRKNFEALFAGIPNLIFKGINLDDYKGLFGLNRLSNELIREFNPDFIANLHDVIRTKVLDRIYKRKGLKVFKIDKGKEEKEHLTDVWNLNKVQLKKTVERYADVFRKMGFKVELSHQLRPASTAKSGIGFAPFAQHKGKMLPLEKSYELARLLAQKHTVYFFGGGKKETETLEKWEEQIPNTKSLSGKLSLSEELNKISELELMISMDSANMHLASLMGTRCISVWGATHPYAGFLGFGQSENDVVQVNDLTCRPCSVFGDKECYRGDWACLEELDIRKIIKVVNL; encoded by the coding sequence GTGACCAGAATTTTAGCATATCGTTTTTCTGCTTTTGGAGACGTTGCCATGACAGCTCCGGTTTTCAGAGAATTCCTGGAACAAAACCCAGATGTAGAAATTGTAATGGTTTCCAGAAAAAATTTTGAAGCCTTATTTGCTGGTATTCCGAATCTTATATTTAAAGGAATCAATTTAGATGACTATAAAGGACTTTTTGGATTAAACAGGTTGAGTAACGAACTGATCCGAGAATTCAACCCCGATTTTATCGCTAATCTTCATGATGTAATCCGTACCAAGGTATTGGACAGGATTTATAAAAGGAAAGGACTTAAGGTCTTCAAAATTGATAAAGGAAAGGAAGAAAAGGAACATCTTACCGATGTATGGAACTTAAATAAGGTTCAATTAAAAAAAACCGTTGAGCGGTACGCTGATGTTTTTCGGAAAATGGGCTTTAAAGTAGAATTGTCTCATCAGCTAAGGCCGGCTTCCACAGCGAAGTCCGGAATTGGCTTTGCTCCGTTTGCCCAGCATAAAGGGAAAATGCTTCCTCTGGAAAAATCATACGAGCTGGCCAGGCTTTTGGCACAAAAACACACTGTTTATTTTTTCGGAGGTGGAAAAAAGGAAACCGAAACTCTTGAAAAGTGGGAAGAACAGATTCCCAACACCAAAAGCCTCTCAGGGAAACTGAGCCTTTCGGAAGAACTGAATAAAATTTCAGAACTGGAGCTGATGATTTCAATGGATTCTGCTAATATGCATCTTGCCAGTCTGATGGGGACAAGATGTATATCTGTATGGGGAGCTACACATCCTTATGCGGGGTTTCTGGGCTTTGGTCAGAGCGAAAATGATGTGGTTCAGGTCAATGATCTTACCTGCAGACCCTGTTCTGTTTTTGGGGATAAAGAATGTTATCGCGGAGATTGGGCCTGTCTGGAAGAGCTTGATATCCGTAAAATAATAAAAGTTGTTAATCTTTAA